One stretch of Nitrospirota bacterium DNA includes these proteins:
- the recO gene encoding DNA repair protein RecO, giving the protein MIKKTEGIVLRNRPHHDADLIVTYLTPSHGILNLYAKSPRKVGSRFGSSLEPLTYARISCFGKEQAALPRLTQSDIVRTFNVLRESTDSFIRISEVLELTLRLLPEREPNRMVFPLLLNMLLSLEREPGNSLYVTFYKLRILSLAGFAPRVGQCVRCGRIAGRFYFSEGSTVCRSCAGPADGFMELSPPVQRVYNYLMRTGPATVRRLRLTEEIHSGLEALINSHINYTVVGKLNTREYAEGLKAL; this is encoded by the coding sequence ATGATAAAAAAGACCGAAGGCATCGTCCTGAGAAACAGACCCCACCATGATGCTGACCTTATTGTAACCTATCTAACCCCCTCTCATGGAATACTGAACCTGTATGCAAAAAGCCCAAGGAAAGTCGGCAGCAGGTTCGGCAGTAGCCTGGAGCCCCTCACCTATGCAAGGATAAGTTGCTTTGGCAAGGAGCAGGCTGCCCTTCCAAGACTGACTCAGTCTGACATTGTAAGGACATTTAATGTACTCAGGGAGTCCACGGACTCCTTCATCAGGATATCCGAGGTGCTTGAACTGACACTGCGACTCCTTCCGGAGAGAGAACCCAACCGTATGGTTTTCCCGCTCCTCCTCAACATGCTTTTATCCCTTGAAAGAGAACCGGGGAATTCACTGTATGTAACCTTCTATAAACTGAGAATCCTCTCGCTTGCAGGCTTTGCACCAAGGGTGGGACAATGTGTAAGGTGCGGGAGAATAGCCGGAAGGTTTTACTTCAGCGAAGGAAGCACCGTCTGCAGGAGTTGTGCAGGTCCGGCTGACGGTTTTATGGAACTCAGCCCGCCTGTGCAGAGGGTCTACAATTACCTCATGAGAACCGGGCCTGCAACGGTCAGGCGGTTGAGGTTGACCGAAGAGATACACTCAGGGCTTGAAGCACTGATAAACTCTCATATAAACTATACTGTAGTGGGAAAACTGAATACGCGAGAATATGCAGAAGGACTGAAGGCCCTGTAG
- a CDS encoding sulfotransferase, with translation MGPNFLCIGTYRAGTTWLYRVLKEHPDIFLPDEKELMFFSHHYDKGIGWYEKFFESRHGQKCAGDISPTYLSSPQAAARIYRHFPDVKLIVSLRNPAEQVYSLYKLWLARSYTDKDISIAIEEEKEFLDNILYWRHLSRYLEFFDRKNILVLFFEDLKEDPKAYLKQVYGFLGVEERYPESIYEKYNQYRKPRNMIVENIITGTGDLLRRLRLLKFKSLLNNIGVSEWIKKFNTRKEKKDEMPGEVRSRINEYIKDDKRRLEEFVGRDLSFWR, from the coding sequence ATGGGACCAAACTTTCTATGTATCGGGACCTATCGTGCCGGGACTACCTGGCTCTATAGGGTGCTTAAGGAACATCCGGATATCTTTCTTCCTGATGAGAAGGAGCTGATGTTTTTCAGTCATCATTACGACAAGGGTATCGGATGGTACGAAAAGTTCTTTGAAAGCCGCCATGGACAGAAGTGTGCCGGAGACATATCACCGACATATCTGAGTTCACCACAGGCAGCCGCACGCATTTACAGGCACTTCCCTGATGTGAAGCTGATCGTTTCACTCCGTAATCCTGCGGAGCAGGTATATTCATTGTATAAATTGTGGCTGGCCAGGAGTTATACTGACAAGGATATCAGTATTGCCATTGAAGAGGAGAAAGAGTTTCTGGACAATATCCTCTACTGGAGGCATTTGTCGAGGTATCTGGAATTCTTTGATCGGAAAAACATCCTGGTCCTGTTTTTTGAGGACCTGAAAGAAGACCCTAAGGCATATCTCAAACAGGTATACGGGTTTCTGGGGGTTGAGGAGCGTTATCCGGAGAGTATCTATGAAAAATACAATCAATACAGAAAGCCACGTAATATGATAGTGGAAAATATCATAACCGGTACCGGCGACCTGCTTCGCCGGCTGAGGCTTCTTAAGTTCAAGTCGCTTCTCAATAATATCGGTGTCAGTGAGTGGATAAAGAAGTTTAATACCAGGAAAGAGAAAAAGGACGAGATGCCCGGAGAGGTTCGCAGCCGTATTAATGAATATATAAAAGACGACAAACGCAGGCTTGAAGAGTTTGTGGGTAGGGACCTCTCTTTCTGGAGATGA
- a CDS encoding bifunctional nuclease family protein produces MKVEGLLFDPRSGMYILLLKEIDGAQTLPIWIGKPEADSIALALGRVITPRPLTHDLLKNILTTLDVGISRIVVTDIIDNTYYASLYLLDGSKEIPVDSRPSDAVAIALRLHVPIFVEDDILEKRNTDELEEWLKNLKPEDFGNIM; encoded by the coding sequence ATGAAAGTAGAAGGACTTCTTTTTGACCCGAGAAGCGGGATGTACATCCTGCTTCTTAAGGAGATCGACGGTGCTCAGACGCTCCCGATCTGGATCGGAAAGCCGGAAGCGGACTCCATCGCCCTTGCCCTTGGACGGGTTATAACACCAAGACCACTGACCCATGATCTCCTGAAAAACATCCTCACAACCCTTGATGTCGGGATATCAAGGATTGTGGTTACGGATATAATAGACAACACCTATTATGCCAGCCTTTACCTGCTTGACGGCAGCAAGGAGATACCTGTGGATTCAAGGCCAAGTGATGCCGTTGCCATAGCATTAAGGCTTCATGTGCCCATATTTGTTGAAGATGATATACTTGAAAAGAGGAACACTGACGAGCTGGAGGAGTGGCTGAAAAACCTGAAGCCCGAGGATTTCGGAAATATAATGTAA
- a CDS encoding Hsp20/alpha crystallin family protein, which produces MKGKRETIKNLISIQERVNRLFEDVFADTEAAGEGQSVSWSPRVDIYETGDEFVVNAELPGVKEKNLDIKVEGNALVIKGYRPHIHDLSSEETGGKYHMVECTYGAFKRSFLLPESVDAGKITALLKDGILRIVLQKKSRDIAQNIRID; this is translated from the coding sequence ATGAAAGGCAAACGGGAGACCATAAAAAACCTTATATCCATTCAGGAGAGGGTGAACAGGTTATTTGAGGATGTTTTTGCTGATACTGAGGCAGCAGGGGAGGGCCAGTCCGTTTCCTGGTCTCCACGGGTGGATATCTATGAAACAGGTGATGAGTTTGTTGTAAATGCCGAACTTCCCGGAGTGAAAGAGAAGAACCTGGATATCAAGGTTGAGGGTAATGCCCTTGTGATAAAGGGTTACAGACCTCATATTCATGATTTGTCCTCGGAGGAAACCGGGGGGAAATACCACATGGTCGAATGCACATATGGTGCATTCAAGAGGTCTTTTCTGCTTCCTGAAAGCGTTGATGCCGGGAAGATCACGGCCCTGCTCAAGGATGGGATTCTCAGGATTGTGTTGCAAAAAAAATCAAGAGATATTGCACAAAATATAAGGATAGATTGA
- the era gene encoding GTPase Era → MKNSPEKAFRSGYVSILGRPNVGKSTFLNAILGEKVAIVTSKPQTTRNRIIGVKTTPSAQIVFIDTPGIHKPMGRLGEFMVKEAMESLKEVDIVLLMVEPQRPGTEETAIIDLFKQRKNLTVFLLINKIDIIRKSELLPIIEKYNLLYPFDEIIPVSAVRGDGLDIVLGKIVNRLPEGPKYYPDDIFTDQLERFMVAEIIREKIMNLTEEEIPYSVAVEVTQWEEKEDMIVINANIYVEKESQKGIIIGKRGAMLKAIGTASRKEIEGLLNTKVYMELWVKVKKDWRKKTGTLRELGYR, encoded by the coding sequence TTGAAAAACTCTCCTGAGAAAGCTTTCCGCTCCGGCTACGTCTCCATACTGGGAAGACCCAATGTAGGGAAATCCACTTTTCTCAACGCCATCCTCGGAGAGAAGGTTGCCATTGTAACAAGCAAACCCCAGACAACGAGAAACAGGATAATCGGAGTCAAGACAACCCCGTCAGCACAAATCGTATTTATTGATACCCCCGGCATACACAAGCCAATGGGAAGGCTGGGTGAATTTATGGTGAAAGAGGCGATGGAGAGTCTCAAGGAGGTTGATATTGTCCTCCTTATGGTTGAACCGCAAAGGCCGGGGACTGAAGAGACAGCAATAATCGACCTCTTTAAACAGAGGAAAAACCTGACGGTTTTTTTGCTGATCAACAAGATAGACATAATCAGGAAAAGTGAACTCCTTCCCATCATTGAGAAATACAATCTGCTTTATCCTTTTGATGAAATAATCCCGGTGTCTGCCGTAAGGGGAGACGGCCTTGATATTGTCCTCGGGAAGATAGTTAATCGCCTGCCGGAAGGGCCAAAATACTATCCCGATGACATATTTACAGACCAGCTTGAGCGGTTTATGGTGGCCGAAATAATTCGTGAAAAAATAATGAACCTTACAGAGGAAGAGATACCCTACTCAGTGGCAGTGGAGGTGACTCAATGGGAAGAGAAAGAGGATATGATAGTAATCAATGCCAACATATATGTTGAAAAAGAGAGCCAAAAGGGTATAATAATAGGTAAGAGAGGTGCAATGCTGAAGGCCATTGGTACTGCTTCGAGGAAGGAAATAGAGGGTTTGCTTAATACAAAGGTTTATATGGAGTTGTGGGTCAAGGTTAAAAAAGACTGGAGAAAAAAAACAGGTACATTGAGGGAATTAGGGTACCGGTAA
- a CDS encoding CDP-alcohol phosphatidyltransferase family protein, which produces MLSAKLGHFLDKPLKPVARRIRLTPNFFTAAGFLITVIAAVTIPYSQKTGGVLILLGGAFDVLDGVVARTNGKVTDFGAFLDSVLDRYSDAFLFLSIAWYMVLQGEETGVFLSIGALVGAFLISYARARAGALGRNCHTGIMERPERIILIAVACFTGYFLPILWLLFILTHLTVIQRVIHVKKECLKQKT; this is translated from the coding sequence ATGTTGAGTGCAAAACTGGGACATTTCCTTGACAAACCTCTAAAACCTGTTGCAAGGCGAATAAGGTTAACACCGAATTTTTTTACTGCTGCAGGCTTCCTGATTACAGTCATAGCAGCCGTCACAATACCATATAGCCAGAAGACCGGAGGCGTACTGATACTTCTTGGCGGTGCTTTTGATGTGCTGGATGGCGTAGTGGCAAGGACAAACGGAAAGGTTACGGACTTTGGTGCCTTTCTCGATTCTGTGCTTGACCGTTACTCGGATGCCTTTCTCTTTCTTTCCATTGCCTGGTACATGGTGCTTCAGGGAGAGGAAACAGGGGTTTTTCTCAGTATCGGAGCCCTTGTAGGTGCCTTCCTTATCAGTTATGCAAGGGCAAGGGCAGGGGCGCTTGGCAGGAATTGTCATACCGGCATTATGGAGAGGCCCGAGCGTATAATTCTTATTGCTGTGGCCTGTTTTACAGGCTATTTCCTGCCGATTCTCTGGCTGCTCTTTATCCTCACTCACCTTACGGTTATTCAGAGAGTCATTCATGTAAAAAAAGAGTGTCTCAAACAAAAGACTTAA